In Methanofollis sp., a genomic segment contains:
- a CDS encoding GTP-binding protein gives MAHGKFKLCVFGPYDAGKSSLIQALDQNTRHIEARCEGGSTTVALDYGRVQVGQEMVYLFGTPGQERFEFVRQILARGMDGAIIVVDSTADPDPMVRRLSDWLVAQKVPYAIMLNKCDLPGSSPSRFAHEIGDASVYLVSAKSGKNVHEALSLFIQGLKR, from the coding sequence ATGGCACATGGTAAGTTCAAGCTCTGTGTCTTCGGGCCGTACGACGCCGGGAAGTCCAGCCTGATCCAGGCACTGGACCAGAACACCCGGCACATCGAGGCACGGTGCGAGGGCGGGTCGACCACGGTTGCCCTGGATTATGGGAGGGTCCAGGTAGGACAGGAGATGGTCTATCTCTTTGGGACGCCAGGTCAGGAGCGTTTTGAGTTTGTCAGGCAGATCCTTGCCCGGGGCATGGATGGAGCCATCATCGTGGTGGACTCGACCGCGGATCCCGATCCCATGGTCCGGCGTCTCTCCGACTGGCTTGTCGCACAAAAGGTTCCGTACGCCATCATGCTCAACAAATGCGACCTGCCGGGTTCGTCTCCCTCTCGCTTTGCCCATGAGATCGGGGACGCATCCGTGTACCTCGTATCTGCAAAGTCGGGAAAGAATGTTCATGAAGCGCTCTCTTTATTTATCCAGGGCCTGAAGAGATGA
- a CDS encoding DUF3821 domain-containing protein — MARGTTISDIRPGDTVFVYETGLDLTALRNATTDNPVTALQRFNDDDPKKGLINTVPVADDTNFDLIDASVGDDTGLYFAYNSQDGITNRIYIRYPEVSIDAVLAAPNHAERIEGISVPTGTGIAFRVISPDVGTYYAAGETRAAVELVLTTPGGAEMTTFGGRDFSNLPITNSVFYTDDPGRPGPVALENLEEGTYKVQARWTSPQGFADDAEDSNVITFSVGNRVGVNTTPTTAATTAPTTVPTMAVTTETTAPETTATTPFLTTAVTTETTAPETTMTQASGTLIPALGAAALLLFALRRR, encoded by the coding sequence ATGGCAAGGGGAACAACGATTTCTGACATACGGCCGGGAGACACCGTCTTTGTCTATGAAACCGGGTTGGACCTGACGGCCCTCAGGAATGCAACAACAGACAATCCTGTGACAGCGCTCCAGCGCTTTAATGATGATGACCCGAAAAAGGGCCTCATCAATACGGTCCCCGTCGCGGACGACACGAACTTCGACCTCATCGACGCCTCGGTGGGTGACGATACAGGACTGTACTTTGCCTACAACTCGCAGGACGGCATCACGAACAGGATTTACATCCGCTATCCCGAGGTGAGCATAGACGCGGTGCTTGCAGCCCCGAACCATGCCGAACGTATTGAGGGAATATCGGTGCCGACAGGGACGGGAATCGCCTTCCGGGTAATATCGCCAGATGTCGGTACGTACTATGCGGCCGGAGAGACGCGTGCGGCGGTCGAACTTGTGCTCACAACGCCGGGAGGTGCGGAGATGACAACTTTTGGCGGACGTGATTTCTCGAATCTGCCGATCACAAATTCGGTCTTCTACACCGACGACCCGGGCAGGCCCGGACCGGTCGCCCTGGAGAACCTTGAGGAAGGGACGTATAAGGTCCAGGCCAGGTGGACATCGCCGCAGGGCTTTGCCGACGATGCAGAGGATTCCAATGTCATCACGTTCTCCGTCGGCAATCGGGTCGGCGTGAACACGACGCCGACGACCGCGGCAACGACAGCGCCCACCACTGTTCCTACGATGGCCGTGACCACGGAGACGACGGCACCGGAGACAACCGCAACGACACCGTTCCTGACAACGGCCGTGACCACGGAGACGACGGCACCGGAGACGACCATGACACAGGCATCGGGAACCCTGATCCCTGCACTCGGGGCAGCGGCCCTCCTCCTCTTTGCGCTGAGGCGGCGGTGA
- a CDS encoding OB-fold nucleic acid binding domain-containing protein — protein MANTEDTVVYALGPNCGIEDVEEGKIYAGTVQGFANFGTFVQLSARLKGLVHKSNILQSHEEKDQIFVKIINIRNNGNIDLAEMIPEVFRLETITRRAHVTKLGEIQSLVGRNVTFEAEVAQVKQTSGPTIFTLVDESGSGNAAAFVEAGVRAYPEVELGGVVCVSGEVMRRQNQLQIEVSSMEALTGDDAKTVHDRIEAALDARAEPEDIPLLVESDVLTQLQPEMKKVAKLIRRAVFEAQPIILRHHADADGICAAAAVEQAVISLMREEGDDLDTAYYLFKRSPSKAPFYEVEDITRDLDFALKDHERFGQKMPLIVLMDNGSTEEDLPSMKMAQVYGLSMIVVDHHHPDAIVDEYVIAHVNPYHVGGDFGVTAGMLGTEVARLINPKVSDLIRHLPAVAGVGDRSEAQERQRYLDLVADEYSEDACKDIALALDYEQFWLRFNDGRELVKDILNLKGNRALQTRYVSLLVEQANEAIEDQMAASMPHVTEEILPNGAHLFRIDVEIFAHRFTFPPPGKTSGEIHDRLCRQHPGEPVVTLGFGPDFAVLRSRGVLMNIPKMVRELREEINGGGISGGGHLVVGSIKFVEGMREAALSGLVEKIGLADVEKA, from the coding sequence ATGGCGAATACTGAAGATACCGTTGTCTATGCCCTTGGCCCCAACTGCGGGATCGAGGACGTTGAAGAGGGGAAGATATATGCCGGGACCGTTCAGGGCTTTGCAAATTTCGGAACCTTCGTACAGCTGAGTGCCCGGCTGAAAGGGCTTGTCCACAAGAGCAATATCCTCCAGAGCCACGAAGAAAAGGACCAGATCTTTGTCAAGATCATCAATATCAGGAATAACGGAAACATCGACCTTGCCGAGATGATCCCGGAGGTCTTCAGGCTGGAGACTATTACCCGCCGCGCCCATGTAACGAAACTGGGCGAGATCCAGTCTCTGGTGGGCAGGAACGTCACCTTTGAGGCCGAGGTCGCGCAAGTAAAGCAGACCAGCGGGCCGACGATCTTCACCCTTGTCGACGAGTCGGGGAGCGGCAATGCCGCGGCATTCGTGGAGGCCGGCGTCAGGGCGTACCCGGAGGTCGAGCTCGGGGGCGTCGTCTGCGTCTCCGGCGAGGTGATGCGCCGGCAGAACCAGCTTCAGATCGAGGTCAGCTCGATGGAGGCGCTCACCGGTGACGATGCAAAAACAGTGCACGACCGGATCGAGGCCGCCCTCGATGCACGGGCAGAGCCCGAAGACATCCCCCTCCTCGTGGAGAGCGATGTCCTCACGCAGTTGCAGCCCGAGATGAAGAAGGTTGCCAAACTGATCAGGCGCGCTGTCTTCGAGGCCCAGCCGATCATCCTCCGCCATCATGCCGATGCCGACGGCATCTGTGCGGCGGCCGCCGTCGAACAGGCGGTCATCTCCCTGATGCGGGAAGAGGGCGACGACCTGGACACGGCGTACTACCTCTTCAAGCGTTCCCCGTCCAAGGCCCCCTTCTATGAGGTCGAAGACATCACGAGGGACCTCGACTTCGCCCTCAAGGATCACGAGCGTTTCGGTCAGAAGATGCCCCTGATCGTTCTGATGGACAATGGTTCGACCGAGGAGGATCTGCCCTCGATGAAGATGGCACAGGTCTACGGCCTCTCGATGATCGTCGTCGACCACCACCACCCCGACGCCATCGTCGACGAGTACGTGATCGCGCATGTCAACCCCTATCATGTCGGCGGCGACTTCGGCGTCACGGCAGGGATGCTCGGGACCGAGGTGGCACGCCTCATCAACCCGAAGGTCAGCGACCTGATCCGCCATCTCCCGGCCGTCGCAGGTGTCGGCGACAGGAGCGAGGCGCAGGAAAGGCAGCGCTATCTTGACCTGGTCGCGGATGAATACTCCGAAGACGCGTGCAAGGACATTGCTCTTGCCCTCGACTACGAGCAGTTCTGGCTCAGGTTCAATGACGGCAGGGAACTGGTCAAGGATATCCTGAACCTCAAGGGGAACCGCGCCCTCCAGACGCGCTACGTGAGCCTCCTGGTGGAGCAGGCAAACGAGGCGATCGAAGACCAGATGGCGGCGTCGATGCCCCATGTGACCGAGGAGATCCTCCCGAACGGCGCTCACCTCTTCAGGATCGACGTGGAGATCTTCGCGCACCGCTTCACCTTCCCGCCGCCTGGCAAGACCTCGGGCGAGATCCACGACCGCCTCTGCCGGCAGCACCCGGGCGAACCGGTCGTCACGCTCGGTTTCGGCCCTGACTTTGCCGTGCTCCGTTCCCGCGGTGTCCTGATGAACATCCCGAAGATGGTCCGCGAACTCCGCGAGGAGATCAATGGCGGCGGCATCAGCGGCGGCGGCCACCTTGTCGTCGGGTCCATCAAGTTTGTCGAGGGGATGCGCGAGGCCGCCCTCTCCGGTCTGGTCGAGAAGATCGGCCTGGCAGATGTGGAGAAGGCCTGA
- a CDS encoding TrkA C-terminal domain-containing protein, protein MEVEYQPTSLKDVLIEMKDISELMVDLAYSAILFESHEIAGEVEKLEEVMNRHAYQARISAILGARRVEEAEAMSGLLQIAEAAERIANSATDIAKLILRGAKFPQKLRNALPEAEEVTVRAEVHPDSLLDGTTLGEVKLQSRSGMRVIAIRRGSGWIYDPDKYSKTLAGDIVLAKGLGAGITPLFTMTGAKPQPRKEWVQAGCVDDLDRAVALMIEMKNLSELAVGLAYTSLLFTNEDIAKEVVVLDERMEDMRYQFDLWLLEATRRIEKAEYLCGLIHLSSFAGTITSAASAIADVLLRDIEIPPVFRMIVRESDEIITRLEVEERSAIAGRSLREASLATVTGMVVFVIRSREGRWKYRPGRDERLQAGDLIIAKGRRDGEERLAALCSSENT, encoded by the coding sequence ATGGAAGTCGAGTATCAGCCGACCAGCCTCAAGGATGTCCTTATCGAGATGAAGGATATCTCGGAGCTGATGGTTGACCTTGCCTATTCTGCAATTCTCTTTGAAAGCCACGAGATTGCCGGCGAAGTCGAGAAACTTGAAGAGGTCATGAACCGGCACGCGTATCAGGCGCGGATCTCGGCCATCCTCGGGGCGCGCCGTGTGGAGGAGGCCGAGGCGATGAGCGGCCTCCTCCAGATCGCCGAGGCGGCGGAGCGGATCGCCAATTCTGCAACCGATATTGCCAAACTTATCTTGAGAGGGGCAAAATTCCCGCAGAAACTCAGGAACGCCCTGCCTGAAGCGGAAGAGGTGACGGTCAGGGCAGAGGTGCATCCCGACTCTCTCCTTGACGGCACGACCCTCGGTGAGGTGAAACTCCAGAGCCGATCGGGTATGCGCGTCATTGCGATCAGGCGGGGATCGGGCTGGATCTATGACCCCGACAAGTATTCGAAGACCCTTGCCGGGGACATCGTCCTCGCGAAGGGTCTCGGTGCCGGGATCACCCCCCTGTTCACGATGACCGGCGCGAAGCCGCAGCCCCGGAAGGAGTGGGTGCAGGCCGGATGCGTCGACGACCTCGACCGCGCCGTCGCACTGATGATCGAGATGAAGAACCTCTCGGAACTGGCAGTCGGGCTCGCGTATACGTCTCTCCTCTTCACGAACGAGGACATTGCGAAGGAAGTCGTCGTCCTCGACGAGAGGATGGAGGACATGCGCTACCAGTTCGACCTCTGGCTCCTTGAGGCGACCCGGCGGATCGAGAAGGCGGAGTACCTCTGCGGCCTGATCCACCTCTCCTCCTTTGCCGGGACCATCACCAGTGCCGCCTCGGCCATCGCCGACGTCCTCCTCCGCGACATCGAAATCCCTCCGGTCTTCAGGATGATCGTGCGCGAGTCCGACGAGATCATCACGCGGCTCGAAGTCGAGGAGAGGTCGGCCATCGCCGGCAGAAGCCTGCGCGAGGCCTCGCTTGCGACTGTCACCGGCATGGTCGTCTTTGTGATCCGGAGCAGAGAAGGCAGGTGGAAGTACCGTCCGGGACGGGATGAGCGTCTTCAGGCAGGCGATCTCATCATTGCAAAGGGACGGAGAGATGGTGAGGAACGCCTCGCCGCCCTCTGTTCAAGTGAAAATACATAA
- a CDS encoding magnesium transporter, with translation MKSGNGLRRERRLFLTGLAALLISTVVAVVAGSYLSSVREVLVLIPGLLVLVPPTINMRGSISGVLASRLSSSMHLGEFTGSFHDGGVLAENLHVSLILTLATAVALGIVASLVSALTGVEVIATGDLVLISVIAGIVAGFIVMGFTVLVSVLSYRQGIDMDMIAAPAVTTLGDLVTIPILTITAVFVLSFPSGTRTLLLGVMLLVTAVACLYSWSRGGRVRRISTEVLPLLVCLSVLGTFAGVTYTLGLDRLVSMAALLILIPPFAGICGSIGGILCSRLGTEMHLGIIAPSLVPSKEVVVQFAHTYLFTVLLLPLMAALAHLAALLLGAPSPGLLPMVAIATLAGAVVMTLVNGIAHLTATISFRFGLDPDNFGIPVISAVIDLLGAVVLVAVIDLFL, from the coding sequence ATGAAGTCGGGAAACGGTTTGAGGCGCGAGCGGCGCCTCTTCCTGACCGGCCTTGCGGCGCTCCTCATCAGCACCGTGGTTGCCGTCGTTGCCGGGTCCTATCTCTCCTCAGTCCGTGAGGTCCTTGTCCTCATCCCCGGACTCCTGGTGCTGGTGCCGCCGACGATCAATATGCGGGGGAGCATCTCGGGCGTGCTCGCCTCCCGCCTCTCCTCGTCCATGCACCTCGGGGAGTTTACAGGGAGTTTCCACGACGGCGGCGTCCTTGCCGAGAACCTCCACGTCTCCCTTATCCTCACCCTGGCCACGGCAGTCGCCCTCGGCATTGTGGCAAGCCTTGTCAGTGCCCTGACAGGCGTCGAGGTGATCGCCACAGGCGACCTGGTCCTCATATCGGTGATCGCCGGTATTGTCGCCGGGTTCATCGTCATGGGTTTTACCGTCCTCGTTTCGGTCCTCTCGTACAGGCAGGGCATCGACATGGACATGATCGCAGCCCCTGCGGTGACGACCCTCGGCGACCTGGTCACGATCCCGATCCTCACCATAACGGCCGTGTTCGTCCTCTCCTTCCCGTCAGGGACACGGACACTCCTCCTCGGGGTGATGCTCCTCGTCACCGCCGTCGCGTGCCTCTACTCCTGGTCGCGGGGCGGACGCGTGAGGCGGATCTCCACCGAGGTCCTCCCCCTCCTCGTCTGCCTCTCTGTCCTCGGGACCTTTGCCGGGGTGACCTACACCCTCGGCCTCGACCGTCTCGTGAGCATGGCCGCCCTTCTCATCCTGATCCCACCCTTTGCCGGGATCTGCGGGTCTATCGGCGGCATCCTCTGCTCGCGCCTCGGCACCGAGATGCACCTCGGCATCATCGCCCCCTCCCTCGTCCCTTCGAAGGAGGTGGTGGTGCAGTTCGCCCACACCTACCTCTTCACCGTCCTGCTCCTTCCCTTGATGGCGGCCCTCGCACACCTTGCGGCCCTCCTCCTCGGCGCCCCCTCCCCCGGCCTTCTCCCCATGGTCGCCATCGCCACGCTGGCAGGTGCGGTCGTGATGACCCTGGTCAACGGGATCGCCCATCTCACCGCGACGATCTCTTTCAGGTTCGGTCTCGATCCCGACAACTTCGGGATCCCGGTCATCTCCGCGGTCATCGACCTCCTCGGCGCCGTGGTCCTGGTCGCGGTCATCGACCTCTTCCTGTAA
- the rnz gene encoding ribonuclease Z translates to MAGETLQVYFLGTAGALPTPNRNPSCVMVRHGSDTLLFDCGEGAQQQMMRARTGFLVDAIFITHWHADHFLGVLGLVQTMAFNGRTEPLVIYGPEGVHDFVEYTIKIGRTKLGFDLQPVQLAPGMAVRFSGYQVETFATSHGMPSLGYALREDARPGRFDRETAISLGVPPGPLFGRLQRGESVTVTHDDGGEVTITPDQILGTPRPGRMIIYTGDTRPIHRLHTEGLEGADLLIHDATFDDSERGRAAEVYHSTAGEAGEAAAALKARSLALVHISSRYTSMTNHIRDAEEMFEGEVLAPSDLAMVEVPFRE, encoded by the coding sequence ATAGCCGGCGAGACCCTGCAGGTGTACTTCCTCGGTACGGCCGGCGCCCTGCCGACGCCGAACCGCAACCCCTCGTGCGTCATGGTCAGGCACGGTTCGGACACCCTCCTCTTCGACTGCGGCGAAGGGGCCCAGCAGCAGATGATGCGGGCGCGGACCGGGTTCCTCGTCGACGCCATCTTCATCACCCACTGGCACGCCGACCACTTCCTCGGTGTCCTCGGCCTCGTGCAGACCATGGCCTTCAACGGCCGGACAGAACCGCTCGTCATCTACGGCCCCGAAGGAGTGCACGACTTCGTCGAATACACCATCAAGATCGGGCGGACCAAACTCGGTTTCGACCTCCAGCCCGTCCAGCTGGCGCCCGGCATGGCCGTCAGGTTCTCGGGCTACCAGGTGGAAACCTTTGCGACCTCCCACGGGATGCCGAGCCTCGGTTATGCGCTCAGGGAGGATGCGCGGCCGGGCCGGTTCGACCGCGAGACGGCGATCTCACTCGGAGTCCCGCCCGGCCCCCTCTTTGGGCGTCTCCAGCGTGGGGAGAGCGTTACCGTGACGCACGACGACGGCGGCGAGGTGACCATCACCCCCGACCAGATCCTGGGGACGCCCCGGCCGGGGCGGATGATCATCTATACCGGAGACACCCGTCCCATCCACCGTCTCCATACAGAGGGTCTCGAAGGGGCCGACCTCCTCATCCACGACGCCACTTTCGACGACTCGGAGAGGGGCCGCGCCGCGGAGGTCTACCACTCCACCGCGGGGGAGGCCGGCGAAGCGGCGGCGGCACTCAAGGCCCGCTCTCTCGCCCTCGTCCACATCAGTTCGCGCTATACCTCGATGACAAACCATATACGGGATGCAGAGGAGATGTTTGAAGGCGAGGTGCTTGCGCCATCGGATCTGGCGATGGTAGAAGTTCCTTTCAGGGAGTGA
- a CDS encoding sugar phosphate isomerase/epimerase family protein produces MSIQPYFASSSKVWESVDWVFGIEECGYAGWEISADGNYRLENPKNKAAIRDVLESTRLKATVHAPYADLNLASINDPIWRESVRQICLCVEHAADITDRVTIHPGYLSPAGKLLPEKVWDLQKEALRQIGKCAEEHGVVACLENMINIPDFLCHDPFELLGLTEGIDGIGVTFDLGHANTVRKTDAFLAEIGQANHLHIHDNHGSTDEHLALGDGTQDWTKIGRNVAAGYHGGVAVVEGRNLDEARKSLEVFRRCFV; encoded by the coding sequence ATGAGCATCCAGCCGTATTTCGCCTCATCCTCGAAGGTCTGGGAGTCCGTGGACTGGGTATTCGGCATCGAGGAGTGCGGGTATGCCGGCTGGGAGATCTCGGCCGACGGGAACTACCGCCTCGAAAACCCGAAGAACAAGGCGGCGATCCGCGACGTGCTGGAGAGCACCCGCCTGAAGGCGACGGTGCACGCACCCTATGCCGACCTCAACCTCGCCTCCATCAACGACCCCATCTGGCGCGAGTCGGTGCGGCAGATCTGTCTCTGCGTCGAGCATGCCGCCGATATCACCGACCGGGTCACCATCCACCCCGGTTACCTCTCTCCCGCAGGGAAGTTGCTACCCGAGAAGGTGTGGGATCTCCAGAAGGAGGCGCTGCGGCAGATCGGAAAATGCGCCGAAGAGCACGGCGTTGTCGCCTGCCTGGAGAACATGATCAACATCCCCGACTTCCTCTGCCACGACCCCTTTGAACTCCTCGGCCTCACCGAGGGTATCGACGGGATAGGCGTCACCTTCGACCTCGGCCATGCGAATACTGTCAGGAAGACCGACGCGTTCCTGGCAGAGATCGGGCAGGCAAACCACCTGCACATCCACGACAATCACGGCAGCACCGATGAGCACCTCGCCCTCGGCGACGGGACGCAGGACTGGACGAAGATCGGGCGCAACGTCGCCGCCGGGTATCACGGCGGCGTGGCCGTGGTCGAGGGGCGCAACCTCGACGAAGCGCGGAAAAGCCTTGAAGTCTTCAGGAGGTGTTTCGTATAG
- a CDS encoding AAA family ATPase translates to MKVIGIVGMPASGKGEFSRIAAEKGIPVVVMGDAIRKAVTTAGLPLTDGNLGKVSSDLRARHGMGAIALITVPEVEATGAPVVVIDGIRGSAEVEIFREHFTSFLLVGVRASFETRLARLGSRGRSDDPASSDDLRRRDERELGWGLGDALAMADVFFENEGTMEEYGEKARHLLDALEGCA, encoded by the coding sequence ATGAAGGTCATCGGTATCGTCGGCATGCCGGCAAGCGGCAAAGGCGAATTTTCACGGATTGCAGCAGAAAAAGGCATACCTGTCGTGGTGATGGGCGACGCCATCAGGAAGGCCGTCACAACCGCCGGGCTTCCTCTGACAGACGGGAACCTGGGAAAGGTCTCCTCGGACCTCCGCGCGCGCCACGGCATGGGGGCGATCGCCCTGATCACCGTCCCCGAGGTGGAGGCCACCGGTGCGCCCGTCGTCGTCATCGACGGCATCAGGGGGAGTGCCGAGGTCGAGATCTTCAGGGAACACTTCACCTCTTTCCTCCTCGTCGGGGTGAGGGCCTCCTTCGAGACGCGTCTCGCCCGCCTCGGCAGCCGCGGCCGGTCCGACGACCCGGCGTCCTCGGACGACCTCAGGAGGCGCGACGAGCGCGAACTTGGCTGGGGCCTTGGCGACGCCCTCGCCATGGCCGACGTCTTCTTCGAGAACGAAGGCACGATGGAGGAGTACGGGGAGAAGGCCCGCCACCTCCTCGACGCCCTGGAGGGATGTGCATGA
- a CDS encoding anaerobic ribonucleoside-triphosphate reductase activating protein encodes MVFLKVNFGGFVPLSTVDWRGRAVCTVFLRGCPVRCHYCQNIAILDGMDEREVDEVLAMIKESSLLVSGVVFSGGEATMQKEALLALAKGVKTMGLGVGLQTNGVYPETIRALLEGRLVDRISLDLKTQWRRYNNLLKKDFADRVKESLRLCTEAHHAGRLPEFEAVVTTFRGCEDDIAYIAKDAGGVDLVLQQGVLAGVAPLDFEELAAVADRLGRSVRIRTRQDGEVAYEGRRIVRAESIDVSGIEQERRSER; translated from the coding sequence GTGGTTTTTCTGAAGGTGAACTTCGGCGGTTTCGTCCCGCTCAGCACGGTGGACTGGAGAGGTCGGGCCGTATGCACGGTTTTCCTGCGCGGCTGCCCGGTCAGGTGCCACTACTGCCAGAACATCGCCATTCTCGACGGCATGGATGAGCGGGAGGTCGACGAGGTCCTTGCCATGATCAAAGAGTCCTCCCTCCTCGTCTCCGGTGTCGTCTTCTCTGGCGGCGAGGCGACGATGCAGAAGGAGGCGCTTCTCGCCCTTGCGAAGGGTGTGAAGACGATGGGCCTTGGCGTCGGCCTTCAGACGAACGGCGTCTACCCGGAGACGATCCGGGCGCTCCTTGAAGGGCGCCTCGTCGACAGGATCTCCCTCGACCTCAAGACGCAGTGGCGCCGCTACAACAACCTCCTCAAGAAGGACTTCGCCGACAGGGTGAAGGAGTCGCTCCGCCTCTGCACGGAGGCCCACCACGCCGGCAGACTCCCCGAATTCGAGGCGGTCGTGACGACCTTCAGAGGGTGCGAGGACGACATCGCCTATATTGCAAAGGACGCAGGCGGTGTCGACCTGGTCCTCCAGCAGGGCGTCCTCGCCGGCGTCGCCCCCCTGGACTTCGAGGAACTGGCGGCCGTCGCCGACCGCCTCGGGCGGAGCGTGCGGATCCGGACGCGGCAGGACGGCGAGGTCGCCTACGAGGGGCGGCGGATTGTCAGGGCAGAGAGTATCGACGTGAGCGGAATAGAACAGGAGAGGAGAAGCGAAAGATGA